From a region of the Mercurialis annua linkage group LG1-X, ddMerAnnu1.2, whole genome shotgun sequence genome:
- the LOC126658451 gene encoding BTB/POZ domain-containing protein At3g22104-like: MEVGCELEVDVNGEETFMVDKKILVCFSGKFRKLFAKLTSSGTSHLKVIFHNFPGGADGFELVTRFCYNNGEIEITPSNIVMLNSAANFMEMGMNYSSVKPNLVDQTEKFLEGINYWTWSELLLAIKQCQDLFTSAENSTFVVFEKVLDSTVGRLALPTVGSPFARSSENFSSQFSSEISSTCSTTNCSSSTTWWFQDLLFLNLNLFEKATQMMVSQKLDHTTVFKFLIFYTKSRFCAAGVLLSEKRQILEVVINLLSLLNRTCISCKGLFYILGMVSNVKKISKFHKLELERLIGSKLDEATLDHILIRSPRRNEYTYDVDLVLRLVECYFLEDMIMIPSRMKHVSRLIDSFLIEVASDTLLKPSKFAELVMVIPDSARECCDVVYQAIELYLEVHTRLCREEKMKLCSTLHCDKLSAGALKHLSQSSMFHSRPAIQNRFYSFETVNAISDETKCSKFRSLPKLCSC, encoded by the exons ATGGAAGTTGGCTGTGAGCTTGAAGTTGATGTCAATGGTGAAGAGACTTTCATGGTGGACAAG aaaattcttgtttgtttctcGGGAAAATTCAGAAAATTATTTGCAAAATTGACTAGTAGTGGCACCAGTCACCTGAAAGTTATATTTCATAACTTTCCAGGAGGAGCAGATGGTTTTGAGCTTGTTACAAGATTCTGCTACAACAATGGTGAAATTGAGATTACACCCTCAAACATAGTCATGCTAAATTCTGCAGCTAATTTCATGGAAATGGGCATGAATTATAGCTCAGTAAAACCAAATTTAGTAGACCAAACTGAAAAATTTCTTGAAGGAATCAATTACTGGACTTGGTCTGAGTTGCTACTAGCTATAAAACAATGCCAAGATTTGTTTACTTCTGCAGAAAACTCTACATTTGTAGTATTTGAGAAAGTATTGGATTCGACAGTTGGACGCCTTGCTTTGCCGACTGTTGGAAGCCCATTCGCGCGTTCTTCGGAGAATTTCAGCTCTCAGTTTTCTTCTGAGATAAGCAGTACTTGTAGTACAACAAACTGCAGCTCTTCAACTACTTGGTGGTTTCAAGATCTTCTGTTCTTGAACCTAAATTTGTTCGAAAAAGCGACGCAGATGATGGTTTCGCAGAAATTAGACCATACGACAGTTTTCAAGTTCCTGATATTTTACACGAAATCAAGATTTTGTGCTGCCGGAGTGTTACTGTCCGAGAAACGCCAAATTCTGGAGGTTGTAATCAATCTTCTGTCGTTACTTAACAGGACTTGCATATCTTGCAAGGGCTTGTTCTATATTCTTGGAATGGTTTCGAATGTGAAGAAAATAAGCAAATTCCACAAACTCGAACTAGAGAGACTGATAGGCTCAAAGCTCGACGAAGCAACTTTGGATCATATACTAATTCGATCACCACGTAGAAACGAGTATACGTACGATGTTGATCTAGTTTTGAGGCTTGTAGAATGTTATTTTCTTGAAGATATGATAATGATTCCGAGTCGAATGAAGCATGTCAGTAGATTGATTGATTCATTTCTGATAGAAGTGGCTTCAGATACTCTTTTGAAACCCTCAAAATTCGCAGAATTAGTGATGGTGATTCCAGATTCTGCAAGAGAATGTTGTGATGTAGTTTACCAAGCTATTGAATTGTATCTTGAGGTTCATACTCGACTATGCCGCGAGGAAAAGATGAAATTGTGTTCTACACTACACTGTGATAAACTCTCAGCAGGAGCATTGAAACATTTGTCTCAAAGCTCTATGTTTCATTCAAGGCCAGCAATTCAAAACAGGTTCTACTCGTTCGAAACAGTGAATGCCATTTCGGATGAGACCAAATGCAGCAAATTTAGATCATTGCCAAAGCTGTGTTCATGTTAG
- the LOC126656606 gene encoding uncharacterized protein LOC126656606, with amino-acid sequence MSKKKASAGNTMTLKDFHGGSIPSDLPLPSAPGVILRASEWSGGYDRPNSWGGPMAGRGDHHRPRPNSSPGARHFDDKTPFLSHTSHIGRHFDEDERKPLDGVSAPRRTVSDESFRSVGSSRVEMKPEPVSSGRVFGSAIGSQVGSSYSGRIGDGAHVGSVSRNIGGNNGQSGGSHSHPNVWAARKESAAGVNEPVQAVWSGASAVSKLAHASALEKVSSGRWQTKHSTQHQADVEVIEHFETDKGAYFGGHDRYAYNRIGAEGGREYSDAAFARHVERSLVIEDGFQNNRKEYVDHERTRNVSVVGDRDYLQRNVIRSSGPELIPPMQLESSERPKVNLLPRTKPLENVESPTGDYKQGYQHLSNSSNGHIQKSEPPTHFNVGKSGLLGESDNQVMERPKLNLKPRSHPLEKSEETLERERVALFGGARPRELVLKARGVDDVVNNHDMGQDPDRVKHNVPKVEKVSEHTFTNARVERTDNNAHVDQRTLKNFERKDQRVDAERVDKQKRIWRNENWRNGRDSERQQHQHQHQPQVQQERPPSPETWRKPIEQPKSASHDSAGLRYGKTASAMELAQAFSKSLSHSKPADRSSSQRSLPGKTQVPFSRLTGSTSRPQLNGY; translated from the exons ATGTCGAAGAAGAAAGCTTCCGCCGGTAATACCATGACTCTCAAGGATTTCCACGGCGGTTCTATCCCTTCCGATCTCCCTCTTCCTTCTGCTCCTGGCGT gATTCTTAGGGCCTCTGAGTGGTCTGGTGGTTATGACCGACCTAACTCGTGGGGCGGTCCGATGGCGGGTCGGGGTGATCACCATCGGCCGCGCCCTAATTCGTCTCCCGGAGCTAGGCATTTTGATGATAAGACCCCGTTCCTCAGCCATACATCTCATATTGGCCGTCATTTTGATGAAGACGAACGGAAGCCGTTGGATGGTGTTTCTGCCCCGCGTCGGACTGTTAGCGATGAGAGCTTTCGGAGCGTTGGTTCGAGTAGGGTGGAGATGAAGCCGGAGCCTGTTTCGAGTGGGAGAGTGTTTGGTTCTGCTATAGGGTCGCAGGTTGGGAGTTCCTATTCTGGGAGGATTGGTGACGGTGCTCATGTGGGGTCAGTTTCGCGCAATATCGGAGGTAATAATGGACAGAGTGGAGGCTCTCACTCTCACCCCAATGTATGGGCAGCTAGGAAGGAGTCAGCAGCGGGTGTTAATGAGCCTGTACAAGCGGTCTGGTCAGGAGCGAGTGCTGTTTCAAAGTTAGCTCATGCAAGTGCACTCGAAAAAGTGTCTTCCGGTAGATGGCAGACAAAGCATTCTACTCAGCATCAAGCTGATGTTGAGGTCATCGAACATTTCGAAACAGACAAGGGTGCTTATTTTGGAGGACATGATCGTTATGCATACAATAGGATAGGTGCCGAGGGTGGGAGAGAGTATTCTGATGCAGCATTTGCAAGGCACGTGGAAAGGAGTTTGGTTATCGAGGATGGGTTCCAAAATAATAGGAAGGAATATGTTGACCATGAAAGGACCAGGAATGTATCAGTGGTAGGCGACAGGGATTATCTACAACGTAACGTTATCAGATCTAGTGGGCCTGAACTGATACCCCCTATGCAATTGGAATCATCAGAACGGCCTAAGGTGAATTTGCTTCCTAGAACAAAGCCATTGGAAAATGTGGAAAGCCCTACTGGTGATTATAAGCAG GGATACCAACACCTGAGTAACTCTTCTAATGGTCACATTCAAAAGAGTGAACCACCTACGCATTTTAATGTCGGTAAATCTGGTTTACTTGGTGAGAGTGACAATCAGGTGATGGAGAGACCGAAATTGAATTTGAAGCCACGTTCACATCCTCTTGAAAAATCAGAAGAAACCCTAGAAAGAGAAAG AGTGGCATTATTTGGTGGTGCACGCCCGCGCGAACTA GTTTTGAAAGCGCGGGGAGTGGATGATGTTGTAAACAATCATGACATGGGTCAGGATCCTGATAG GGTCAAGCATAATGTTCCCAAGGTTGAAAAAGTTTCTGAGCATACTTTTACAAATGCTCGTGTTGAAAGAACCGACAATAATGCCCATGTGGATCAGAGGACGTTAAAAAATTTCGAGAGGAAGGATCAGAGAGTAGATGCTGAGAGAGTTGATAAGCAGAAGAGAATTTGGCGGAACGAGAACTGGAGGAATGGCAGGGACTCTGAGAGGCAGCAGCACCAGCATCAGCACCAGCCACAAGTACAGCAGGAGAGACCTCCTTCACCAGAGACGTGGCGCAAGCCTATTGAGCAACCAAAATCTGCCTCCCACGACAGTGCTGGTCTGCGCTATGGCAAAACAGCATCAGCCATGGAGCTTGCTCAAGCATTTTCTAAATCATTATCACATTCAAAACCGGCTGATCGAAGTTCTAGCCAAAGGAGCCTCCCGGGCAAGACTCAGGTACCCTTTTCACGGTTGACGGGCTCAACATCAAGGCCGCAATTAAATGGCTACTAA